A genomic window from Aquila chrysaetos chrysaetos chromosome 9, bAquChr1.4, whole genome shotgun sequence includes:
- the TMEM132C gene encoding transmembrane protein 132C isoform X3, producing the protein MFEYRGILDTEILNTAILTGKTVAVPIKVVSIEENSAVTDISESVECKSSDEDVLKVSDRCDYVFVNGKEMKGKVNALVNFTYQYLSAPLQITVWVPRLPLQIDISDTELSQIKGWRVPVVSNKRPTRDSDDEDEDERKGRGCTLQYQHAMVRVLTQFVAEDSSPWGQLSYLLGSDWQFDITDLVKDFMKLEDPHIAKLQEGRILIGREVGMTTMQVLSPLSDSILAEKTVTVLDDKVTITDLGVQLVAGLSLFLQPSAASSRAIVATTIAQELLHTPKQEAVVSTWIQFSDSSVTPLDIYDSKDFSLSAVSLDEAVVSIHQNSALKWPVVAAEGEGQGTLIKVDMMISEACQKSKRKSVLAVGNGNIKVKFGQNDADSDTGGDYDADEIENHASDRRHKVSDQERYGQDGRYYGSSSAEREEGAIRKVSTTAKSVIKNKVIKNNRLDGGKLSDDSQLQNIPIDFTNFPAQVDLPKGNAGMEENDLVQTPRGLSDLEIGMYALLGVFCLAILVFLINCATFALKYRHKQVLVEGQATMTHSHDWVWLGNEAELLENTADASPQQDEHTTIIDRGSGCEESNQLLNGNAQKNIQSQVHRCADSGGKLGKDQKSEPLHSPTSKRKRVKFTTFTTIPPDDGCPTVNSILSSNDDDIKWVCQDMDLGDSKEIRNYMEKFKDKV; encoded by the exons GTTTCTGACAGATGTGACTATGTTTTTGTCAATGGCAAAGAAATGAAGGGCAAGGTGAACGCGCTTGTGAACTTCACGTATCAGTATCTGAGTGCTCCTCTGCAAATCACAGTCTGGGTTCCACGCTTGCCTCTTCAGATAGACATTTCAGACACAGAACTGAGCCAAATAAAAGGCTGGCGAGTCCCAGTTGTTTCCAACAAAAG acCCACCAGAGACAGTGATGATGAGGATGAAGATGAGCGGAAAGGAAGAGGATGCACTCTGCAGTACCAGCATGCCATGGTGCGAGTCCTCACACAATTTGTAGCTGAGGATTCTAGCCCTTGGGGTCAGCTGAGCTACCTGCTGGGCTCAGATTGGCAGTTTGACATTACAGACCTGGTGAAGGATTTTATGAAACTGGAGGATCCTCACATTGCCAAGCTGCAGGAAGGCAGGATTTTGATTGGACGGGAAGTAGGAATGACAACGATGCAG GTTTTGTCTCCTCTGTCTGACTCCATCCTGGCAGAGAAGACAGTGACTGTGCTAGATGACAAAGTGACCATAACAGACCTTGGAGTCCAGCTGGTGGCTGGGCTTTCACTCTTTCTTCAGCCAAGTGCAGCAAGTAGTCGGGCTATTGTGGCTACAACCATTGCCCAAGAGTTGCTTCATACTCCTAAGCAG GAAGCTGTAGTAAGCACCTGGATTCAGTTCAGTGACAGCTCCGTGACTCCGCTGGACATTTATGACTCTAAGGacttctccctttctgctgTATCATTAGATGAAGCTGTTGTCTCGATCCACCAGAACTCTGCCTTAAAATGGCCAGTAGTGGCAGCAGAAGGTGAAGGTCAGGGCACGTTAATCAAGGTGGACATGATGATTTCTGAAGCCTGCCAGAAGTCCAAGAGGAAAAGTGTCCTGGCTGTGGGGAATGGCAATATCAAAGTCAAGTTTGGCCAGAATGATGCAGACTCCGATACAGGTGGAGATTATGATGCTGATGAGATTGAAAACCATGCCAGCGACCGGCGGCACAAAGTGTCAGATCAGGAACGGTATGGCCAGGATGGACGATATTATGGTAGCTCTTCAGCAGAGCGAGAGGAAGGCGCCATCAGGAAAGTCAGCACCACAGCAAAATCcgtaataaaaaataaagtaattaaaaataataggcTGGATGGTGGCAAACTCTCGGATGATAGCCAGCTGCAGAACATTCCTATAGACTTCACCAACTTCCCTGCTCAAGTAGACCTACCAAAAGGCAATGCAGGCATGGAGGAAAATGACCTGGTGCAGACACCTAGGGGCCTTAGCGATTTGGAGATTGGCATGTATGCTCTGCTAGGGGTCTTCTGCCTGGCAATTCTAGTCTTCCTAATAAACTGTGCAACATTTGCACTGAAGTACCGTCACAAGCAGGTTCTGGTGGAAGGACAGGCCACCATGACCCATTCCCATgactgggtctggctgggaaaTGAAGCAGAACTGCTGGAGAACACAGCAGATGCATCACCTCAGCAGGATGAACACACAACTATTATTGACCGAGGCTCAGGTTGCGAGGAGAGCAACCAGCTCCTCAATGGTAATGCTCAGAAGAACATTCAGAGCCAGGTTCACAGGTGTGCTGACTCAGGGGGCAAGCTCGGAAAGGATCAGAAATCTGAACCTTTACATTCGCCGACATCTAAGCGGAAGCGGGTAAAATTCACGACATTCACTACCATCCCACCCGACGATGGTTGTCCTACTGTCAACTCAATCCTAAGTAGCAATGACGATGACATTAAGTGGGTGTGCCAGGATATGGACCTGGGGGACTCCAAAGAGATACGAAACTACATGGAGAAGTTCAAAGACAAAGTGTAG